A genome region from Bufo gargarizans isolate SCDJY-AF-19 chromosome 2, ASM1485885v1, whole genome shotgun sequence includes the following:
- the TGOLN2 gene encoding trans-Golgi network integral membrane protein 2 isoform X1 codes for MAVRVCSALLLSVLLLAAAVSQGKGAPLNSPDEDSVKNGNLDKPFKTNAGNPRPDVSQAKIQSEAEKSQVQAVKSQADGKHGEKTLPKAEPNQEKGPPEAGNAQEKAPLVGGKAQEQAQPEAGKTQEQAQPEAGKTQEQAQPKAGETQGQPKAGETQEQGQPKAGETQEQGQPKAGETQEQGQPKAGETQEQGQPKAGETQEPGQPKAGETQEPGQPKAGETQEPGQPKAGETQEPGQPKAGETQEPGQPKAGETQEPGQPKAGETQEPGQPKAGETQEPGQPKAGETQEPGQPKAGETQAQPKAGETQEQGQPKAGETQGQGQPKAGETQEQGQPKAGETQEQGQPKAGETQGQPKAGETQGQPKAGETQEQGQPKAGETQEQGQPKAGETQEQGQPKAGETQEQGQPKAGETQEQGQPKAGETQPKAGEAQPKAGETQEEAQPKAGETQEEAQPKAGETQEEEDNEETQPEDDDEIEDNEDNGVLDMNLESDVNNDIPDQQEKSPSGNQENSVFQEESESSHFFAYLVTSAILVAVLYIAYHNKRKIIAFAIEGRRSKGGRRPNSGEYQRLDHKI; via the exons GTGCACCTTTAAATTCACCTGATGAAGATTCTGTGAAGAATGGGAACTTGGACAAGCCTTTCAAGACTAATGCAGGGAATCCCCGGCCAGACGTCTCCCAAGCAAAGATCCAGTCTGAAGCAGAGAAGTCCCAAGTTCAAGCAGTAAAGTCCCAAGCAGATGGGAAACATGGGGAAAAAACACTGCCTAAAGCAGAGCCGAATCAGGAGAAGGGACCACCTGAAGCAGGAAACGCCCAGGAGAAGGCACCACTTGTAGGGGGAAAGGCCCAGGAGCAGGCGCAGCCTGAAGCAGGAAAGACCCAGGAGCAGGCGCAGCCTGAAGCGGGGAAGACCCAGGAGCAGGCACAGCCTAAAGCGGGGGAGACGCAGGGGCAGCCTAAAGCGGGGGAGACCCAGGAGCAGGGGCAGCCTAAAGCGGGGGAGACCCAGGAGCAGGGGCAGCCTAAAGCGGGGGAGACCCAGGAGCAGGGGCAGCCTAAAGCGGGGGAGACCCAGGAGCAGGGGCAGCCTAAAGCGGGGGAGACCCAGGAGCCGGGGCAGCCTAAAGCGGGGGAGACCCAGGAGCCGGGGCAGCCTAAAGCGGGGGAGACCCAGGAGCCGGGGCAGCCTAAAGCGGGGGAGACCCAGGAGCCGGGGCAGCCTAAAGCGGGGGAGACCCAGGAGCCGGGGCAGCCTAAAGCGGGGGAGACCCAGGAGCCGGGGCAGCCTAAAGCGGGGGAGACCCAGGAGCCGGGGCAGCCTAAAGCGGGGGAGACCCAGGAGCCGGGGCAGCCTAAAGCGGGGGAGACCCAGGAGCCGGGGCAGCCTAAAGCGGGGGAGACCCAGGCGCAGCCTAAAGCGGGGGAGACCCAGGAGCAGGGGCAGCCTAAAGCGGGGGAGACCCAGGGGCAGGGGCAGCCTAAAGCGGGGGAGACCCAGGAGCAGGGGCAGCCTAAAGCGGGGGAGACCCAGGAGCAGGGGCAGCCTAAAGCGGGGGAGACCCAGGGGCAGCCTAAAGCGGGGGAGACCCAGGGGCAGCCTAAAGCGGGGGAGACCCAGGAGCAGGGGCAGCCTAAAGCGGGGGAGACCCAGGAGCAGGGGCAGCCTAAAGCGGGGGAGACCCAGGAGCAGGGGCAGCCTAAAGCGGGGGAGACCCAGGAGCAGGGGCAGCCTAAAGCGGGGGAAACCCAGGAGCAGGGGCAGCCTAAAGCGGGGGAGACCCAGCCTAAAGCGGGGGAGGCGCAGCCTAAAGCGGGGGAGACCCAGGAGGAGGCGCAGCCTAAAGCGGGGGAGACCCAGGAGGAGGCGCAGCCTAAAGCGGGGGagactcaggaggaggaggataatgaAGAAACACAGCCAGAGGACGATGATGAAATTGAAGATAATGAAGATAATGGTGTACTTGACATGAATTTGGAGTCTGATGTGAATAACGACattccagaccaacaagaaaaAAGTCCATCTGGAAATCAAGAGAACAGTGTTTTCCAAGAGGAGTCCGAAAGCAGCCATTTCTTTGCTTATCTGGTTACCTCGGCTATCCTTGTGGCTGTACTGTACATTGCTTACCACAACAAACGCAAG ATCATCGCTTTTGCTATTGAAGGAAGACGCTCAAAAGGTGGCAGGCGGCCAAATTCAGGGGAGTACCAGAGATTGGATCATAAG ATTTGA
- the TGOLN2 gene encoding trans-Golgi network integral membrane protein 2 isoform X2: MAVRVCSALLLSVLLLAAAVSQGAPLNSPDEDSVKNGNLDKPFKTNAGNPRPDVSQAKIQSEAEKSQVQAVKSQADGKHGEKTLPKAEPNQEKGPPEAGNAQEKAPLVGGKAQEQAQPEAGKTQEQAQPEAGKTQEQAQPKAGETQGQPKAGETQEQGQPKAGETQEQGQPKAGETQEQGQPKAGETQEQGQPKAGETQEPGQPKAGETQEPGQPKAGETQEPGQPKAGETQEPGQPKAGETQEPGQPKAGETQEPGQPKAGETQEPGQPKAGETQEPGQPKAGETQEPGQPKAGETQAQPKAGETQEQGQPKAGETQGQGQPKAGETQEQGQPKAGETQEQGQPKAGETQGQPKAGETQGQPKAGETQEQGQPKAGETQEQGQPKAGETQEQGQPKAGETQEQGQPKAGETQEQGQPKAGETQPKAGEAQPKAGETQEEAQPKAGETQEEAQPKAGETQEEEDNEETQPEDDDEIEDNEDNGVLDMNLESDVNNDIPDQQEKSPSGNQENSVFQEESESSHFFAYLVTSAILVAVLYIAYHNKRKIIAFAIEGRRSKGGRRPNSGEYQRLDHKI, from the exons GTGCACCTTTAAATTCACCTGATGAAGATTCTGTGAAGAATGGGAACTTGGACAAGCCTTTCAAGACTAATGCAGGGAATCCCCGGCCAGACGTCTCCCAAGCAAAGATCCAGTCTGAAGCAGAGAAGTCCCAAGTTCAAGCAGTAAAGTCCCAAGCAGATGGGAAACATGGGGAAAAAACACTGCCTAAAGCAGAGCCGAATCAGGAGAAGGGACCACCTGAAGCAGGAAACGCCCAGGAGAAGGCACCACTTGTAGGGGGAAAGGCCCAGGAGCAGGCGCAGCCTGAAGCAGGAAAGACCCAGGAGCAGGCGCAGCCTGAAGCGGGGAAGACCCAGGAGCAGGCACAGCCTAAAGCGGGGGAGACGCAGGGGCAGCCTAAAGCGGGGGAGACCCAGGAGCAGGGGCAGCCTAAAGCGGGGGAGACCCAGGAGCAGGGGCAGCCTAAAGCGGGGGAGACCCAGGAGCAGGGGCAGCCTAAAGCGGGGGAGACCCAGGAGCAGGGGCAGCCTAAAGCGGGGGAGACCCAGGAGCCGGGGCAGCCTAAAGCGGGGGAGACCCAGGAGCCGGGGCAGCCTAAAGCGGGGGAGACCCAGGAGCCGGGGCAGCCTAAAGCGGGGGAGACCCAGGAGCCGGGGCAGCCTAAAGCGGGGGAGACCCAGGAGCCGGGGCAGCCTAAAGCGGGGGAGACCCAGGAGCCGGGGCAGCCTAAAGCGGGGGAGACCCAGGAGCCGGGGCAGCCTAAAGCGGGGGAGACCCAGGAGCCGGGGCAGCCTAAAGCGGGGGAGACCCAGGAGCCGGGGCAGCCTAAAGCGGGGGAGACCCAGGCGCAGCCTAAAGCGGGGGAGACCCAGGAGCAGGGGCAGCCTAAAGCGGGGGAGACCCAGGGGCAGGGGCAGCCTAAAGCGGGGGAGACCCAGGAGCAGGGGCAGCCTAAAGCGGGGGAGACCCAGGAGCAGGGGCAGCCTAAAGCGGGGGAGACCCAGGGGCAGCCTAAAGCGGGGGAGACCCAGGGGCAGCCTAAAGCGGGGGAGACCCAGGAGCAGGGGCAGCCTAAAGCGGGGGAGACCCAGGAGCAGGGGCAGCCTAAAGCGGGGGAGACCCAGGAGCAGGGGCAGCCTAAAGCGGGGGAGACCCAGGAGCAGGGGCAGCCTAAAGCGGGGGAAACCCAGGAGCAGGGGCAGCCTAAAGCGGGGGAGACCCAGCCTAAAGCGGGGGAGGCGCAGCCTAAAGCGGGGGAGACCCAGGAGGAGGCGCAGCCTAAAGCGGGGGAGACCCAGGAGGAGGCGCAGCCTAAAGCGGGGGagactcaggaggaggaggataatgaAGAAACACAGCCAGAGGACGATGATGAAATTGAAGATAATGAAGATAATGGTGTACTTGACATGAATTTGGAGTCTGATGTGAATAACGACattccagaccaacaagaaaaAAGTCCATCTGGAAATCAAGAGAACAGTGTTTTCCAAGAGGAGTCCGAAAGCAGCCATTTCTTTGCTTATCTGGTTACCTCGGCTATCCTTGTGGCTGTACTGTACATTGCTTACCACAACAAACGCAAG ATCATCGCTTTTGCTATTGAAGGAAGACGCTCAAAAGGTGGCAGGCGGCCAAATTCAGGGGAGTACCAGAGATTGGATCATAAG ATTTGA